Proteins encoded together in one Sinorhizobium meliloti window:
- a CDS encoding oxaloacetate decarboxylase, whose product MEKQQDKHLKFRALHDREGAFVIPNPWDAGSARILAAVGFEALATTSAGLAFSIGRRDSAAALSRDVILQNARDIVEATELPVSADLEDGFGKDPLCCAETISLAAGVGLVGGSIEDATGDPADPVFEFGLAVERVAAAAEEARKHPFVLTARAENFLCGRPDLDDTIRRLVAFEEAGADVLYAPGLPDIEAIRTVCSAVKRPVNVVMGLAGQVYTVDQLQEAGVKRISVGGSFARAALAALMSAAREVKEHGTFTYAKSAMPAREAASYMLDVKR is encoded by the coding sequence ATGGAAAAGCAGCAAGACAAGCACCTGAAATTCCGCGCATTGCATGATCGCGAGGGCGCTTTCGTAATTCCCAATCCCTGGGATGCAGGTTCTGCGCGCATTCTCGCGGCGGTCGGCTTCGAGGCGCTGGCGACGACGAGCGCGGGGCTTGCGTTTTCCATCGGCCGCAGGGATTCGGCGGCGGCTCTCTCGCGCGACGTCATATTGCAGAATGCCCGCGATATCGTCGAGGCGACCGAATTGCCGGTGTCTGCGGATCTGGAGGACGGCTTCGGTAAGGATCCGCTGTGCTGTGCCGAGACGATTTCGCTCGCGGCAGGCGTCGGGCTCGTCGGTGGTTCGATCGAAGACGCAACCGGTGATCCCGCCGATCCCGTTTTCGAGTTCGGCCTGGCCGTTGAACGTGTTGCCGCTGCCGCAGAGGAAGCCCGCAAGCACCCCTTCGTCCTCACCGCGCGCGCCGAGAACTTCCTGTGCGGACGGCCTGACCTCGACGATACCATCCGGCGCCTCGTCGCATTCGAGGAGGCCGGTGCGGATGTCCTCTATGCGCCGGGGCTGCCCGACATCGAAGCGATCCGAACGGTCTGCTCCGCCGTCAAGCGCCCGGTCAATGTGGTCATGGGGCTCGCCGGGCAGGTCTACACAGTGGACCAACTGCAGGAGGCGGGCGTGAAGCGCATCAGTGTCGGCGGCTCTTTTGCTCGGGCGGCCCTTGCCGCACTCATGAGCGCGGCGCGAGAGGTCAAGGAGCACGGCACTTTCACCTATGCGAAAAGTGCCATGCCGGCCCGCGAGGCGGCCTCATACATGCTGGACGTCAAGAGATGA
- a CDS encoding accessory factor UbiK family protein, with the protein MSTGANRILDDLARLMTDAAGAAQGVRREVEAAFRAQTENWLNSLDVVKREEFEAVKEMAARARDENDALLARIEALEARLAATGPAAGDITTGK; encoded by the coding sequence ATGAGCACAGGCGCCAACCGTATTCTCGATGATCTCGCTCGGCTGATGACGGATGCGGCGGGCGCGGCCCAAGGGGTGCGGCGCGAGGTCGAGGCGGCATTCCGGGCGCAAACCGAAAACTGGCTGAATTCGCTCGATGTCGTGAAGCGCGAGGAGTTCGAGGCGGTCAAGGAGATGGCCGCACGGGCACGGGACGAAAACGACGCTCTCCTTGCTCGTATCGAAGCGCTGGAAGCACGTTTGGCCGCGACCGGTCCGGCAGCCGGCGACATCACGACGGGCAAGTAA
- a CDS encoding YbjN domain-containing protein: MSLLEMEVERQSNPVDMIEFVAANNDWSFERSGEDEIAMTVEGRWADYHVSFSWMEEFEALHLACAFDIKVPDSRANEVIRLLSHINGQVLMGHFDLWRQEEVIIFRQSLLLAGGAEPTNQQVEVLLSNALDACESYFQAFQFVVWSGMDAQRAVDAVLFETVGEA; the protein is encoded by the coding sequence ATGAGCCTTTTGGAAATGGAAGTCGAGCGCCAGTCCAACCCGGTCGATATGATCGAGTTCGTTGCCGCGAACAATGACTGGTCGTTCGAGCGATCCGGCGAGGACGAGATTGCCATGACCGTCGAAGGCAGGTGGGCGGACTACCACGTTTCCTTTTCCTGGATGGAGGAGTTCGAGGCGCTGCATCTGGCCTGCGCTTTCGACATCAAGGTGCCGGACAGCCGCGCAAACGAGGTGATACGACTTCTGTCCCATATCAACGGCCAGGTGCTGATGGGTCATTTCGATCTTTGGCGCCAAGAAGAAGTCATCATCTTCCGGCAATCTCTGTTGCTCGCCGGTGGAGCGGAACCGACGAACCAGCAGGTCGAGGTGCTCCTGTCGAACGCGCTCGACGCCTGCGAGTCCTATTTCCAAGCGTTCCAGTTCGTCGTTTGGTCGGGCATGGATGCGCAGCGCGCGGTCGACGCGGTATTGTTCGAGACCGTTGGGGAGGCATGA
- a CDS encoding MarR family winged helix-turn-helix transcriptional regulator, with protein sequence MVGQIRNKSVSDSAGEDVDTIDFEIIELLFFAYRDFTGDPDAILEKSGFGRAHHRVVHFVNREPGMTVADLLETLKITKQSLARVLKQLIDSGYIRQVTGPEDRRQRMLYTTPEGQALARALAEPQSRRIADALARAGPGARETVKRFLANMMNDVAG encoded by the coding sequence GTGGTCGGCCAGATCAGGAACAAGAGCGTAAGCGACAGCGCTGGCGAAGATGTGGACACGATAGATTTCGAGATCATCGAGTTGCTTTTCTTTGCCTATCGCGACTTCACCGGCGACCCGGACGCCATTCTCGAGAAGAGCGGATTCGGCCGCGCGCATCATCGCGTCGTGCATTTCGTCAACCGCGAACCCGGCATGACGGTGGCGGACCTTCTCGAAACGCTGAAGATCACCAAGCAGAGCCTTGCCCGTGTCCTCAAGCAGTTGATCGATTCCGGCTATATCCGGCAGGTAACCGGTCCCGAAGACCGGCGGCAGCGCATGCTCTACACGACGCCGGAAGGCCAGGCCCTGGCGCGGGCGCTTGCCGAACCACAGTCCCGCCGCATAGCGGATGCATTGGCAAGGGCCGGACCGGGTGCGCGGGAAACCGTGAAGCGGTTTCTCGCCAACATGATGAACGACGTTGCGGGCTGA
- the proC gene encoding pyrroline-5-carboxylate reductase yields the protein MSFAVSGPIVLVGAGNMGGAMLAGWLKSGVRGNDVLVIDPGPSPAMAKLLADSGVQHATSAPAGAEAGAIFIAVKPQVMETVLPPLKGLVGPQTVIVSLAAGKTLGFIERHLGEAATVRAMPNTPAMIGRGVTGAFANARVNEAQRALVHDLLKVSGPVEWVGSEADIDAVTAVSGSGPAYVFYLVECMAEAGRKAGLEADLAMRLARETVAGAGELLHQSPDDAARLRQNVTSPGGTTAAALAVLMADDGMQPLFDRAIEAARKRAEELAG from the coding sequence GTGAGCTTTGCCGTTTCGGGTCCGATCGTGCTCGTCGGCGCCGGCAATATGGGCGGCGCCATGCTCGCGGGCTGGCTGAAGAGCGGGGTGCGTGGCAACGACGTTCTCGTCATCGATCCGGGCCCGTCACCGGCGATGGCAAAGCTGCTCGCGGATAGCGGTGTGCAACATGCGACCTCCGCTCCGGCGGGCGCCGAGGCGGGCGCGATCTTCATCGCGGTCAAGCCGCAGGTGATGGAAACAGTGTTGCCACCCCTGAAAGGGCTCGTCGGTCCGCAAACCGTGATCGTTTCGCTGGCCGCCGGCAAGACGCTCGGTTTCATCGAGCGGCACCTGGGTGAGGCGGCGACGGTGCGCGCCATGCCGAATACGCCGGCCATGATCGGACGTGGTGTGACCGGCGCCTTCGCGAATGCGCGCGTCAACGAAGCTCAGCGCGCCCTGGTGCATGATCTGCTGAAAGTCAGCGGCCCCGTCGAATGGGTCGGGAGCGAAGCGGATATCGATGCCGTGACCGCCGTCTCCGGCAGCGGCCCGGCCTATGTCTTTTATCTCGTCGAGTGCATGGCGGAGGCCGGGCGCAAGGCCGGACTCGAGGCGGACCTAGCCATGCGTCTTGCTCGGGAAACCGTCGCGGGGGCTGGTGAACTCCTCCATCAGTCCCCCGACGATGCAGCGCGCCTGCGCCAAAACGTCACTTCGCCCGGCGGTACCACGGCGGCTGCACTGGCGGTATTGATGGCGGATGACGGCATGCAGCCGCTCTTCGACCGGGCCATTGAGGCGGCGCGCAAGCGCGCGGAAGAACTGGCCGGGTAA
- the pgeF gene encoding peptidoglycan editing factor PgeF: MQDDASLSPVQSPLFAAKAGPAIAHGYFTRQGGVSEGIYRGLNVGLGSNDERERVGENRARVARWFDAEPRQLATVHQVHSPDAIIVDAGYDGARPDADALVTATPGIVLGVLSADCGPVLFADPEAGVIGAAHAGWKGALGGVLESTVEAMISLGARRERIIACLGPSISRSHYEVGPEFVARFVATEASYASFFTPSGRDGHAMFDLPGLTVRRLAEAGVTAENLGICTYADEDRFFSYRRTTHRQEPDYGRQISAISIREV; the protein is encoded by the coding sequence ATGCAGGATGATGCCTCGCTATCCCCTGTGCAGAGCCCGCTCTTCGCCGCAAAGGCAGGCCCGGCAATCGCACATGGTTATTTCACGCGCCAGGGAGGCGTTTCCGAGGGCATCTACCGCGGTTTGAATGTCGGTCTCGGCTCGAACGACGAGCGGGAACGGGTCGGCGAGAACCGAGCCCGGGTCGCCCGCTGGTTCGACGCGGAGCCACGACAACTTGCCACGGTGCACCAGGTCCATTCGCCGGACGCGATCATCGTCGACGCCGGTTACGACGGCGCGCGGCCGGATGCCGATGCTCTGGTAACGGCAACGCCAGGCATCGTCCTCGGCGTTCTCTCCGCCGACTGCGGTCCGGTCCTTTTCGCCGATCCGGAAGCAGGCGTCATCGGTGCCGCCCATGCCGGATGGAAGGGCGCGCTCGGCGGCGTGCTCGAAAGCACCGTCGAAGCGATGATCTCGCTCGGCGCTCGCCGCGAGCGCATCATCGCCTGTCTCGGACCGTCGATCAGCCGGAGCCACTATGAGGTCGGCCCCGAATTCGTAGCCCGCTTCGTCGCCACCGAGGCAAGCTATGCGTCGTTTTTCACGCCGTCGGGCCGCGACGGCCATGCCATGTTCGACCTTCCCGGATTGACGGTCCGGCGGTTGGCCGAGGCCGGCGTGACGGCGGAAAACCTCGGCATCTGCACCTATGCGGACGAAGACCGCTTCTTCTCCTATCGCCGTACGACGCACAGGCAGGAGCCTGATTACGGGCGGCAGATATCAGCGATTTCCATACGGGAGGTTTGA
- a CDS encoding class I SAM-dependent methyltransferase yields the protein MTNPLADKVKALIRTNGPISVTDYFSLCLADPQHGYYRVREPFGRAGDFTTAPEISQLFGEMIGIFLVHAWQQHGTPEDAIIAEIGPGRGTMMSDMLRVIQRLAPALYRTATVHLVETSDRLRKLQAETLAEHEGKVRWHESFDSLPSGFLLLAANELFDAIPIRQFVRTAQGFRERMVGLDAEGRLTFAAGIAGIDPALLPSPAPTVAEGTIFEISPARDAVMAALCERLRAGSGTAIIIDYGHLATGYGDTLQAVRNHEYDPPLANPGLADLTSHVDFEQLASRAKAEGVQINGLARQGDFLVGLGLLERAAALGRDKDDTTQESIRDDVERLAGSGAGRMGELFKVLVVSSPEVALAPFRKKAS from the coding sequence ATGACGAATCCTCTCGCCGACAAGGTCAAGGCGCTGATCCGGACCAACGGACCGATCAGCGTGACCGACTATTTCTCCCTCTGCCTTGCCGATCCGCAGCATGGCTATTATCGCGTCCGCGAACCGTTCGGGCGGGCGGGGGATTTCACCACCGCGCCGGAGATCAGCCAGCTCTTCGGCGAGATGATCGGCATATTCCTCGTGCATGCATGGCAGCAGCACGGCACGCCTGAGGACGCGATTATCGCCGAGATCGGTCCGGGCCGCGGCACGATGATGTCCGACATGCTCCGCGTCATCCAGCGGCTGGCGCCGGCGCTGTACCGGACCGCAACCGTTCATCTCGTCGAAACCAGCGACCGGCTTCGCAAGCTGCAGGCCGAGACATTGGCCGAACACGAAGGCAAGGTCCGCTGGCATGAGAGCTTCGACAGCCTTCCCTCCGGATTCCTGCTCCTGGCTGCGAACGAGCTTTTCGACGCAATTCCGATCCGTCAATTCGTGCGGACCGCACAGGGCTTCCGTGAGCGCATGGTCGGCCTCGATGCGGAGGGCCGATTGACCTTTGCCGCAGGCATTGCCGGCATTGATCCCGCATTGCTGCCCTCTCCGGCGCCAACCGTCGCGGAAGGCACGATCTTCGAAATTTCCCCCGCCCGCGACGCGGTGATGGCTGCGCTCTGCGAGCGCCTCCGGGCCGGCAGCGGCACGGCGATCATCATCGACTACGGCCATCTGGCGACCGGCTACGGCGACACGCTGCAGGCCGTCCGCAATCACGAATATGATCCGCCGCTTGCCAATCCCGGTCTCGCCGACCTGACCAGCCATGTCGATTTCGAGCAGTTGGCGAGCCGTGCGAAAGCGGAGGGCGTGCAGATCAACGGCCTTGCCCGTCAGGGTGATTTCCTGGTCGGCCTCGGACTCCTGGAACGCGCCGCGGCACTCGGCCGGGACAAGGACGACACGACCCAGGAAAGCATCCGCGACGATGTCGAGCGGCTTGCGGGCTCCGGCGCGGGCAGGATGGGAGAGCTGTTCAAGGTGCTGGTGGTAAGCAGTCCGGAAGTCGCCCTGGCGCCCTTCCGGAAGAAGGCGTCTTAG
- a CDS encoding Xaa-Pro peptidase family protein, whose product MALHFAEDEYAARLARLTAKMQEEKLDAMLLFAQESMYWLTGYDTFGYCFFQSLVVKRDGSMVLLTRSADLRQARHTSNIERIEIWVDRVNADPAMDLKNLLSELDLLGRRIGVEYDTHGMTGRTARLVDHQLSTFGELVDASLLVSRLRLIKSPAEIAYVEKAASLADDALDAALPLIRPGGSEADILAAMQGAVFAGGGDYPANEFIIGSGADALLCRYKAGRRNLDANDQLTLEWAGVSAHYHAAMMRTVVIGEPTNRHRELYSACRETIQAIEMVLRPGNTFGTVFDVHAKIMDERGLARHRLNACGYSLGARFSPSWMEHQMFHIGNPQEIEPDMSLFVHMIIMDSDSGTAMTLGQTYLTTADTPRPLSRYGLDFISA is encoded by the coding sequence ATGGCGCTTCATTTCGCCGAAGACGAATATGCGGCCCGCCTGGCGCGGCTCACGGCCAAGATGCAGGAAGAAAAGCTCGACGCGATGCTGCTCTTCGCGCAGGAGAGCATGTACTGGCTGACCGGCTACGACACCTTCGGCTATTGCTTCTTCCAGTCGCTGGTGGTCAAGCGGGATGGTTCCATGGTCCTGCTCACCCGTTCGGCCGACCTGCGCCAGGCGCGTCATACGTCGAATATCGAGCGCATCGAAATATGGGTGGATCGGGTCAATGCCGATCCGGCCATGGACCTCAAGAATCTGCTCAGTGAACTCGATCTCCTCGGCCGCCGCATCGGCGTCGAATACGACACCCACGGCATGACCGGAAGAACGGCGCGCCTCGTCGACCACCAGCTCTCCACTTTCGGGGAACTGGTCGACGCGTCGCTGCTCGTCAGCCGCCTGCGTCTGATCAAGAGCCCGGCGGAGATCGCTTACGTCGAGAAGGCGGCGAGCCTTGCAGACGACGCGCTCGACGCGGCGCTGCCACTCATCCGCCCGGGCGGCAGCGAGGCGGATATCCTCGCGGCCATGCAGGGTGCCGTTTTCGCCGGCGGCGGCGATTATCCGGCCAATGAGTTCATCATCGGTTCCGGGGCCGACGCACTGCTCTGCCGCTACAAGGCCGGCCGGCGCAACCTCGACGCCAACGATCAGCTCACGCTCGAATGGGCCGGTGTCAGCGCCCATTACCATGCGGCGATGATGCGCACGGTCGTGATCGGCGAGCCCACCAACCGCCACCGCGAGCTTTACAGCGCCTGCCGGGAAACGATCCAGGCGATCGAAATGGTGCTTCGACCCGGCAATACCTTCGGGACCGTCTTCGACGTGCATGCAAAGATCATGGACGAGCGCGGCCTTGCCCGGCACCGTCTGAACGCCTGCGGCTATTCGCTCGGCGCACGCTTCTCGCCCTCCTGGATGGAACACCAGATGTTCCATATCGGCAATCCGCAGGAGATCGAGCCGGACATGTCCCTCTTCGTCCACATGATCATCATGGATTCGGACAGCGGCACCGCCATGACGCTCGGCCAGACCTATCTCACCACGGCCGACACCCCCCGCCCGCTCTCGCGCTACGGACTGGACTTCATATCTGCGTAA
- a CDS encoding response regulator, with product MIAKATVSDDAAHLLVVDDDRRIRDLLNRYLVEQGFRVTTAADADEARRKLIGIDFDLLVVDVMMPGESGIALTQSLRQIKSVPIIMLTALAEANSRIEGLEAGADDYLPKPFEPRELVLRINNILRRNQPTQTHKVDQVIFGPYTFSVVRKELRRGADHIRLTDREQEIMTLFSQRAGETIPRHELIGDDAEVGERTIDVQINRLRRKIEDDPSNPVWLQTVRGIGYRLSVD from the coding sequence ATGATAGCAAAGGCGACAGTCTCCGACGATGCGGCGCATCTTCTGGTCGTCGACGATGACCGGCGCATCCGCGACCTGCTCAACCGCTATCTGGTCGAACAGGGATTTCGCGTAACGACGGCAGCCGATGCCGACGAGGCCCGGCGAAAGCTGATAGGAATCGATTTTGATCTTCTGGTCGTCGACGTGATGATGCCGGGGGAAAGCGGTATCGCTCTGACGCAAAGTCTCAGGCAGATCAAGTCGGTGCCGATCATCATGCTGACGGCCCTGGCGGAGGCGAATTCGCGTATCGAAGGGCTGGAGGCGGGCGCCGACGATTACCTGCCGAAGCCTTTCGAGCCGCGGGAACTCGTGCTCCGCATCAACAATATTCTGCGCCGCAACCAGCCGACACAGACACATAAGGTCGATCAGGTTATCTTCGGGCCCTACACCTTTTCGGTCGTGCGCAAGGAACTGCGCCGCGGAGCCGACCATATCCGCCTCACCGACCGTGAGCAGGAGATCATGACGCTGTTTTCGCAGCGCGCCGGCGAAACCATTCCGCGCCACGAGCTGATCGGCGACGACGCCGAGGTCGGCGAGCGGACGATAGACGTGCAGATAAACCGGCTAAGGCGTAAAATCGAGGACGATCCTTCCAACCCCGTCTGGCTGCAGACCGTTCGCGGCATCGGTTACCGGCTGAGCGTTGACTGA
- a CDS encoding tRNA-binding protein, producing MTEIISYADFERVDIRVGTIVEAEPFPEARKPAIKLKIDFGPDIGIRKSSAQITAHYKPEELVGRQVLGVVNFPPRQIGPVRSEVLTLGFEDEAGAIVLASTDKPVPNGKKLM from the coding sequence ATGACCGAAATCATTTCCTATGCCGATTTCGAACGCGTCGACATACGTGTCGGTACAATCGTGGAAGCGGAACCCTTTCCCGAGGCACGCAAGCCGGCAATCAAGCTCAAGATCGATTTCGGCCCTGACATCGGCATCAGGAAATCCTCCGCGCAAATCACGGCGCACTACAAGCCCGAGGAACTCGTCGGCAGGCAGGTTCTGGGTGTCGTCAATTTCCCGCCGCGCCAGATCGGCCCCGTCCGTTCCGAGGTGCTCACGCTCGGCTTCGAAGACGAGGCCGGTGCGATCGTGCTCGCATCCACCGACAAGCCGGTGCCGAACGGCAAGAAGCTGATGTGA
- a CDS encoding ribose-phosphate pyrophosphokinase produces MKVFAGNSNRLLAEAICNYLNLPLGKATVRRFADQEIFVEIGENVRGEDVFIVQSTSFPTNDHLMELLIMIDAVRRSSARRITAVLPYFGYARQDRKPGPRTPISAKLVANLITEAGADRVLTLDLHAGQIQGFFDIPTDNLYAVPILARDVKENYNLKNVMVVSPDVGGVVRARALAKRLDCLLAIVDKRRDRPGESEVMNVIGEVNGKDCLLIDDIVDSGGTLCNAAEALLKNGATSVTAYITHGVLSGGAVARVTSSMLKELVITDSIQPTTAVQSAHNIRVISTAALLGEAISRTSQEESVSSLFD; encoded by the coding sequence ATGAAGGTTTTCGCAGGCAATTCGAACCGGCTGCTGGCCGAAGCGATCTGCAACTATCTCAACCTGCCGCTCGGCAAAGCCACAGTAAGGCGCTTCGCCGATCAGGAAATCTTCGTCGAGATCGGCGAGAACGTGCGCGGCGAGGACGTCTTCATCGTCCAGTCGACCTCCTTCCCGACCAACGATCATCTGATGGAACTCCTCATCATGATCGACGCGGTCCGGCGCTCATCGGCTCGCCGCATCACCGCCGTCCTTCCCTATTTCGGCTATGCCCGGCAGGACCGAAAACCCGGTCCTCGCACGCCGATCTCCGCCAAGCTGGTCGCCAATCTCATTACCGAAGCCGGTGCCGACCGCGTTCTGACCCTCGACCTGCACGCCGGCCAGATCCAGGGCTTCTTCGATATCCCGACCGACAACCTCTACGCCGTTCCGATCCTCGCGCGAGACGTCAAGGAGAACTACAATCTCAAGAACGTCATGGTCGTTTCGCCGGATGTCGGCGGCGTCGTGCGTGCCCGGGCGCTCGCCAAGCGGCTGGACTGTCTGCTGGCGATCGTCGACAAGCGTCGTGACCGCCCCGGTGAATCGGAAGTCATGAACGTCATCGGCGAAGTCAACGGCAAGGACTGCCTTCTCATCGACGATATCGTCGATTCCGGCGGTACGCTCTGCAACGCCGCCGAGGCACTGCTGAAGAACGGCGCGACCAGCGTCACTGCCTATATCACCCACGGCGTCCTCTCCGGCGGCGCTGTCGCGCGCGTCACCTCCTCGATGCTGAAAGAACTGGTGATCACCGATTCGATCCAGCCGACGACGGCAGTGCAGTCCGCGCACAATATCCGTGTGATCTCGACCGCCGCGCTGCTCGGCGAGGCGATCAGCCGCACGAGCCAGGAAGAATCGGTATCGAGCCTGTTCGATTGA
- the lgt gene encoding prolipoprotein diacylglyceryl transferase, whose product METIATRLAILPFPEIDPVIFTIGPLAVRWYGLAYVAGILLGWLYARRIIQNASLWRNGIAPLNLAQLDDFLLWAAGGIVLGGRIGYILFYDLGSILENPVRAIQIWNGGMSFHGGLLGTTLAMIIFARRNAIPLWSLFDVVAAVVPIGLFFGRIANFINGELWGRLSSMPWAVVFPTGGPFARHPSQLYEAGLEGIVLLVVLAWFVYRRRALKIPGLVTGIFVCGYAASRIFVEFFREPDAQIGYLAGDWLTMGMVLSLPMLLVGIWAIARARSAAAAA is encoded by the coding sequence TTGGAAACAATCGCGACCCGCCTCGCCATCCTGCCCTTCCCCGAAATCGACCCCGTCATCTTCACGATAGGGCCGCTCGCCGTGCGCTGGTACGGGCTCGCCTATGTCGCGGGGATACTCCTCGGATGGCTCTACGCGCGCCGCATAATCCAGAACGCTTCGCTCTGGCGCAACGGCATCGCCCCCCTCAACCTGGCGCAGCTTGACGACTTCCTGCTCTGGGCGGCCGGCGGCATCGTACTTGGCGGGCGCATCGGCTACATCCTTTTCTACGATCTCGGCTCCATCCTCGAGAATCCCGTCCGCGCGATCCAGATCTGGAACGGCGGCATGTCCTTCCATGGCGGCCTTCTCGGCACCACGCTGGCGATGATCATCTTTGCGCGCAGGAACGCCATCCCCCTCTGGAGCCTGTTCGACGTCGTGGCAGCAGTGGTGCCGATCGGGCTCTTCTTCGGGCGCATCGCCAATTTCATCAATGGAGAACTCTGGGGCCGCCTGTCCTCGATGCCCTGGGCGGTCGTCTTCCCGACGGGAGGCCCCTTCGCCCGTCATCCCAGTCAGCTTTACGAGGCGGGCCTCGAGGGCATCGTGCTTCTGGTCGTGCTCGCCTGGTTCGTCTATCGCCGCAGAGCCTTGAAAATACCCGGCCTTGTCACCGGCATCTTCGTCTGCGGCTATGCCGCGAGCCGCATTTTCGTGGAATTCTTCCGCGAACCGGACGCACAGATCGGCTATCTTGCGGGGGACTGGCTTACCATGGGCATGGTACTTTCACTGCCGATGCTACTGGTCGGAATCTGGGCCATTGCGCGGGCGCGCAGCGCGGCTGCCGCCGCTTGA
- a CDS encoding ATP-binding protein, protein MASFDGLKREGTTPADGGWKRVVRWLRRRLPMGLYARSLLIVVIPMVLLQSVVAFVFMERHWQLVTQRLSSAVTNDIAAIVDLITTFPREGDIDQIVRIARDQLDLNITVEPGGELPPPRPKPFFEILDQILSEEISDQIRRPFWIDTVGNSKIVEIRIKLEDDRILRVYARRNQAYASNTHIFLVWMVGASLVLLTIAILFLRGQIRPILALASAAESFGKGQKIDDFAPRGANEIRRAGLAFILMRERIERQIEQRTAMLTGVSHDLRTILTRFKLQLALVGNNPDLESLNQDVEDMQNMLEGYLAFARGDAEEDVGQLKLSDLMARLSAEAELYGKTLTTEIQGENEIHVRPNAFTRLISNLASNAYRYANTVHIEARQSAKWLTITVDDDGPGIPERSREDVFKPFFRLDEARNLDSSGTGLGLAVARDIARSHGGNVTLADSPLGGLRATVRVPT, encoded by the coding sequence ATGGCAAGCTTTGACGGTTTGAAGCGCGAAGGAACGACACCCGCGGACGGCGGCTGGAAGCGCGTGGTCCGCTGGCTGCGGCGCCGGCTGCCGATGGGTCTTTACGCGCGCTCGCTTCTGATCGTCGTCATCCCGATGGTGCTGCTGCAGTCCGTGGTCGCCTTCGTGTTCATGGAGCGGCACTGGCAACTCGTCACCCAGCGCCTCTCCTCGGCGGTGACCAACGACATCGCCGCCATCGTCGACCTGATCACGACCTTCCCGCGGGAGGGCGATATCGACCAGATCGTCCGCATCGCCCGCGATCAGCTCGACCTCAACATAACCGTCGAGCCCGGCGGAGAGCTGCCGCCGCCACGCCCCAAGCCCTTCTTCGAAATCCTCGACCAGATCCTCAGCGAGGAGATTTCGGACCAGATCCGGCGTCCCTTCTGGATCGATACGGTCGGCAATTCGAAGATCGTGGAAATTCGTATCAAGCTCGAAGACGACCGCATTCTCAGGGTCTATGCCCGCCGCAACCAGGCCTATGCATCGAACACACACATCTTCCTCGTATGGATGGTCGGCGCGTCCCTCGTCCTGCTGACGATCGCGATTCTCTTCCTGCGCGGGCAGATCAGGCCGATCCTGGCGCTCGCAAGCGCAGCGGAGAGCTTCGGCAAGGGACAGAAGATCGACGATTTCGCACCGCGGGGTGCCAATGAAATTCGGCGGGCTGGTCTCGCCTTCATCCTGATGCGCGAGCGGATCGAGCGCCAGATCGAACAGCGCACCGCGATGCTGACCGGTGTCAGCCACGACTTGAGGACGATCCTGACCCGGTTCAAGCTGCAGCTGGCACTTGTGGGCAACAATCCGGACCTCGAAAGCCTCAACCAGGACGTGGAGGACATGCAGAACATGCTGGAAGGTTACCTCGCCTTCGCCCGAGGAGACGCGGAAGAGGATGTCGGCCAGCTGAAACTCAGCGATCTGATGGCGCGGCTTTCGGCGGAGGCGGAGTTGTACGGCAAGACGCTGACGACCGAGATCCAGGGCGAGAACGAGATTCACGTGAGGCCGAACGCCTTCACGCGGCTCATCTCCAATCTCGCATCCAACGCCTATCGCTATGCGAACACCGTGCATATCGAGGCCCGCCAGAGCGCGAAATGGCTGACCATCACAGTCGATGACGACGGCCCGGGCATTCCCGAGCGGTCACGCGAAGACGTGTTCAAACCGTTCTTCCGCCTGGACGAAGCCCGCAATCTCGACAGTTCCGGCACCGGCCTCGGCCTTGCCGTTGCCCGCGACATCGCCCGCAGCCATGGCGGCAATGTCACGCTCGCAGACAGCCCCCTCGGCGGCCTGCGCGCGACGGTGCGTGTCCCGACGTAA